One segment of Ficedula albicollis isolate OC2 chromosome 2, FicAlb1.5, whole genome shotgun sequence DNA contains the following:
- the FSBP gene encoding fibrinogen silencer-binding protein, translating to MVGKARSSNFTLSEKLDLLKLVKPYVKILEEHTNKHSVIVEKNKCWDIIADNYNAIGVDRPPRTAQGLRTLYKRLKEYAKQELLQQKETHSDCKSSISEPTKKVVEMIPQISNVCLRDRSGVQSASIDKETIAGTSSPQAMLDHHPATVMMDLQSEEDVKPPPSLIIDSQQNENLGQEEEHQLVHIMERSPSTSVSSVDMRVMMSPSPVPRRDEFFRLEVGERFRPMCGYDPQMLQMLKEEHQIILENQRKIGLYVQEKRDGLKRKQQLEEELLRTKIKVEKLKAIRLRRDLPEYSNI from the exons ATGGTTGGGAAGGCCAGATCTTCTAATTTTACCTTATCTGAAAAGCTCGATTTGCTAAAACTCGTGAAGCCGTATGTTAAAATTCTCGAGGAACATACCAATAAGCATTCTGTAatagtggaaaaaaacaaatgctggGATATTATAGCTGATAACTACAATGCCATCGGAGTAGATCGCCCTCCTCGTACTGCACAGGGCCTGCGCACGCTGTACAAGAGGCTCAAAGAATATGCCAAACAGGAGCTATTGCAGCAAAAGGAGACTCACTCAGATtgtaaaagcagcatttccGAGCCAACCAAGAAAGTTGTGGAGATGATTCCACAGATTTCCAATGTGTGTTTAAGAGACAGGAGCGGTGTTCAAAG TGCTAGTATCGATAAAGAAACAATTGCTGGTACCAGTTCACCACAGGCAATGTTGGATCACCATCCTGCGACAGTCATGATGGACTTGCAGTCGGAAGAGGATGTCAAACCTCCTCCTTCTCTGATTATAGACTCACAGCAAAATGAGAACTTAGGACAAGAGGAAGAACACCAGCTGGTCCATATTATGGAAAGGTCTCCCTCAACGTCAGTGTCTTCAGTTGATATGAGAGTGATGATGTCTCCTTCCCCTGTACCAAGAAGAGATGAGTTTTTTAGGCTTGAGGTTGGAGAACGCTTTAGACCAATGTGTGGTTATGATCCACAGATGTTACAAATGCTGAAAGAGGAGCATCAAATAATAttagaaaaccaaagaaaaattggTCTTTATGTCCAAGAAAAAAGGGATGgtttgaaaagaaagcagcaactGGAAGAAGAACTGTTGCGAACAAAAATCAAAGTAGAGAAGCTGAAGGCAATACGACTACGCCGTGATCTGCCAGAATACAGcaatatctaa